The Sphingobacteriales bacterium genomic sequence ATAGACAACAGCACCCTGCGCGGCACCTGCGCTACTACCCCCCAAGTATGGCAGGGCATAACCGTAGAAGGCACTTGGGACCAACCCCAAGCCACCCCCACCGATATAGCCACCTACCACGGCAGCGTTGAACTTACCAATAACACCGTTATTGAAAACGCTAAAATTGGCGTTGATTTAAGCCATATTGAAGTTATAAACAATGCCTCTGTTATTAAGGGTGGCGGTATATTAACGGCCAACGACAGCTATTTTAATAATTGCTCGGCTGGTGTGGTGTTTAGTAGCTACCGCAACCATTCTAACAGCGAAATAAATAATTGTGAATTTAATTTTTTAGCAGATTTTTCCGGAACCTACTACAACAACGATACAAAATACATAGGCATTCATGTAATTCAATGCAATGATGTCGTAATTACCAACAATAAATTTATCCGGAATTTAAGTTACGTACCCACCAATTTATCGGAACACGGTTTTGGTATTCGGGTTAACGAATGTAAAGTAATGATTGGCGAATTGGGTGCCCCTAACCAAAGTGGGCAAGGCAATACCTTTACTAATTTGTATATGGGCATTGATGTGTATGGTGCACCGTCTATAGATGATATTGTACAAATATTGGCAAATAGTTTTAATAATACCCGCAGAGGCATAACCCTAAACGGCAACGGATTTGGTCTTGTAATAAACAATACTTTTAATAATATACCGAAGGTAAACAACAACACCCACCCCGAAGCTTACGGTGTTTGGGCGCAAAACGGTACGGCTTATTTGGTTACAGGTAATATTCTTAATACCAACGAAGATGTTTATGCAGGTACAAATTATACTTACGGAATTGTAAGCGTTAATACCGCCGACAACGGCGGGCAAATTTACGACAACCATTATACAGGTGTATTTGATGCTGCTAATTTGTTTGTAGGCAACAACAGCCATATAAATATAGACTGTAATGCGTATAATCCGGATAAAACAGACGTTACAATTTATAACCCCGTTTGTCTAAGCGATTGGCGCATAATAGACGACCCCAATAATACCCAAGCACTAAATGACCAAGGACATTGCGATATAAACCCAAACCTAAGCACCCCGCTGCACGAAAAATGGCATCTATACACCTCAGGCGACACCGAATACCATATAGAGAACCTAAGTGCTACTAATTCCTCTAACAGTCCACTAAAAGTGCAATGGGCAACTAACGACCCCGCTTTTGAGCCCTTTATGGTTACGACAAATGTTGATATTAGCATAGATTGCTCAGACCCAAATGCGCAGTATTGCCAAAATTTATACCCCGAAAACCCAGTTACTATTGAAGAACAATTTGAGGCAGAAATTGCAGCCACCGGAACTTATAGTGCAGCCACCCAAAACGCTTTGGCGCGTGTTTATACTATGCAAGGTGCTTCGCAAACTGCTATTAATAATTTAACAAATTATTTAAACGACCGGGCTTTGCGCATATTAACAGCTACCTATTACAGGCGCAACCAAGCCGATAGCGCATTATGGGCTTTAAACCAACTGCCCCAAACAACGGCACAAAACACAGCTTTTTACAGTTTATATACTGCCTTAATTGCCGATATGGAGGGGACTGGCAAAAAAGCAGCAGCGCAAATAACAGATTTGGCGCAGCAACCCGAAGGGCAACAAGTTACCACTTTGGCACAAAGCAAATTGGCGCTGCAACAAGGCAAGGTTTACCATAGGCATTTACCCACCTACAAAAAGCAACAAGCACTACTAAGCACCAACAACACCGTTAAACTGCTACAAATAGCCCCTAACCCTGCTGATAATACCATTGAGTTAACCCTCGATAAAAGTATTATAGCCTTAGAACTATTTGATATAACCGGAAAACGCCACGCCGTTATAGCTGTTACAGGCACCACGCTACAATACCCTACTGCTAAACTACACGCAGGGGTATATATATGGCAATATACCAATAATACAGGCAACACAGGCATTGTTAAAATGGTTGTTAATCATTAATTTTATTAACTAATAGGCTATTTTGCAGTTTGCAAAATAGCCTATTTTAAATATATCGCAATGAAAAACTCAATTATTTTACTAATGTTTTTATTGTTTTCTTTTAGTGTTAATTCGCAAATAACGGTGTTTAATAAAACTTATGATACCGATACTACAATTGAAGGAAATAACGGAATAATACCAATTAGTGGTGGATACATAACTATAGATGGCATTATATTTAACAAGAATGGACACTATGCGCATATAGCGAGAATTCTTGACGAAAAAGGTAACGAAAAAATTACATATATATTGGATGAGGGTACTAAAAAAATAGTGACAATCAACGGTGGTGAGGGGTTTATACAAAGTAGCGATGGGGCATTTTTGACTATATCGGCAATAGATGGGTCAATGTTCGATAATGGTCAAAAAGATTATTTTGTAATAAAGTTTACCGCCGAGGGTGAGGTTATTTGGAAACACCAATACGAACAAAACGGCACCCAGTTTCCAACGGCAATAATAGAAACCGCCGATAAAGGTTATTTAGTGGTGGGCAACCACCACAATAATACCTATTCTAAGTTTAACATTTTAAAAATAAACAGCGAAGGCAAAAAACAATGGCAGGTTTACTATGGTTTAGCCCCCGAAGAGGGCAATTCGGTACCGTTTAGTGCAGCACAAACAAGCGACGGCGGCTATTTGGTAAGTGGTTATGGCTTTACCGATGGGGCAAACTACCAAATGTATTTAATTAAAATAGACAGCAAAGGTTATTTGAAATGGCAAAAAGATTGGGGCGGCTGGGAGGGAAATGGCGGAGGTTTGATTTCACGAATTGATAATAAATATTATATTATCGGGTCATCGGTTTCGGATAACAAAAACTGCGAACCTATTTTTCTTGAAATAGACGAAGAAGGAAATGTTTTAGTTGAAAATATAATTCAAACCAAGAATAGTATTTTATCTCACCAACTTTCATTAAGACCTTTTACTAATAACACCCTTATAACAGCCGGGTATTATGCTAAAAGTTATTCTGAGCTACCAATAGGCTTAATAATGTGTTTTACTACTGCTGGTGACA encodes the following:
- a CDS encoding PKD domain-containing protein — its product is MKNSIILLMFLLFSFSVNSQITVFNKTYDTDTTIEGNNGIIPISGGYITIDGIIFNKNGHYAHIARILDEKGNEKITYILDEGTKKIVTINGGEGFIQSSDGAFLTISAIDGSMFDNGQKDYFVIKFTAEGEVIWKHQYEQNGTQFPTAIIETADKGYLVVGNHHNNTYSKFNILKINSEGKKQWQVYYGLAPEEGNSVPFSAAQTSDGGYLVSGYGFTDGANYQMYLIKIDSKGYLKWQKDWGGWEGNGGGLISRIDNKYYIIGSSVSDNKNCEPIFLEIDEEGNVLVENIIQTKNSILSHQLSLRPFTNNTLITAGYYAKSYSELPIGLIMCFTTAGDTLWTRTIPTGINDENYFRDVRPTPDGGFVAAGFLLNSPQRSWVVKFDADGHTCAEVGCDSVTFKNCLGYYTQPQLSFTTIHIGNGLVAFYNLSQQVYTDEPGGGYYLWQFGDGTEQISNSNESVVHTYPSNTGSYTATLNAILCGDTTQLTQTVQLWAVGTQQIPQHAAQSTAVLSQNPIKTGQAVTVHYAFPPQIPQGQFNLYNIQGRLVGAWGLPSLQNQRTLPTLHLAAGIYPYEVKLGNRVIISGKLVIN